In the genome of Ananas comosus cultivar F153 linkage group 11, ASM154086v1, whole genome shotgun sequence, one region contains:
- the LOC109717259 gene encoding cysteine-rich receptor-like protein kinase 2 gives MRYTDRNGFRVCDFGALLVILTCSCFLRTASGDPRTASAGQFCGNSSSLSGSVFAINFVPAMDNLSSAVTSNGYGTAVMGQAPNAVFGLGQCMEDLNPTDCKLCFSEIRSLLPKCYPNTTGRLYLDGCFGRYANYSFFNDAIDSLDQSVCTTGNNSASPNDFGKAVGAVIGNVTTEAIRSNKGYAVASASVANTSAYALAQCWQNLSQSLCSTCLNAAASSIVSCLPAVEGRALFAGCYMRYSTKLFWNVYPNGSGSSGTNNVVWIVVGSVLGVLFLIFVILASKKAFLWRKAKALRDMYKAGIPAAISQSSLTFKYEDLRKASGNFSVSNKLGQGSYGTVYKAVHPDGKEVAVKRLFLNTRQWVDQFFNEVNLISQVRHKNLVKLLGCSVDGPESLLVYEYYANRSLDLFLFDANHEKNLGWEQRIDIVQGVAEGLSYLHEESETRIIHRDIKASNILLDDKFKPKITDFGLARAFSEEKTHLTTGVAGTLGYLAPEYVVHGHLTEKADVYSYGVLVLEVVTGKRCGGSIGSRAGHLLLSKVWNHYKNNTIEEIVDEGIYEESAKEDIMHLIQIGLLCTQANPGDRPTMAKVVELLRKRRHDWELILNDPPFFDVETAEDVDDADVSRLLSTSSAPNISRSSLSQFGGR, from the exons ATGAGGTACACGGACAGAAACGGTTTCCGGGTGTGCGATTTTGGGGCTCTGCTTGTCATCTTAACATGTTCATGCTTTCTGAGGACTGCTTCTGGAGACCCGCGAACGGCCTCCGCCGGTCAGTTCTGCGGCAACAGTTCGTCGCTCTCCGGTTCTGTCTTCGCCATCAATTTTGTGCCTGCCATGGACAATCTGAGCTCCGCAGTTACGAGCAACGGATATGGAACGGCAGTGATGGGGCAAGCCCCGAATGCTGTCTTCGGACTTGGCCAATGCATGGAGGACCTGAATCCGACAGACTGTAAGCTTTGCTTCTCGGAGATTCGGTCTCTGTTACCGAAGTGTTACCCTAACACCACTGGTAGGTTGTATCTTGATGGATGCTTCGGAAGATACGCGAATTACTCGTTCTTTAACGACGCAATTGACTCACTGGATCAGAGTGTTTGTACTACCGGAAATAACAGCGCGAGTCCGAACGATTTTGGTAAAGCCGTGGGAGCAGTGATCGGCAACGTGACCACAGAAGCGATTCGGAGCAACAAGGGGTATGCGGTCGCGTCTGCGTCGGTTGCGAATACGTCAGCTTACGCGCTTGCTCAGTGTTGGCAGAATCTGAGTCAGTCTCTGTGCAGCACTTGCCTGAATGCCGCAGCGTCCTCGATTGTGTCGTGCCTGCCGGCCGTGGAGGGCCGTGCGCTCTTCGCCGGTTGCTACATGAGATACTCGACGAAGCTCTTCTGGAATGTATACCCAAATGGATCAGGCTCTTCAG GAACCAACAATGTTGTTTGGATAGTAGTGGGTTCTGTCCTCGGCgttcttttccttatttttgtgattttggCGTCGAAGAAAGCATTTCTCTGGAGAAAAGCAAAAGCTTTGAGAG ATATGTACAAGGCGGGAATTCCTGCAGCGATTTCTCAATCTAGTTTAACTTTCAAGTACGAAGATCTAAGAAAAGCTTCAGGCAACTTTAGCGTGTCGAACAAACTTGGTCAAGGGAGCTATGGGACAGTATATAAA GCCGTTCATCCTGACGGAAAAGAAGTTGCTGTAAAGAGGCTGTTTCTGAATACAAGACAGTGGGTTGATCAGTTCTTCAATGAAGTTAATCTGATAAGTCAAGTTCGGCACAAAAATCTGGTTAAGTTGTTGGGCTGTAGTGTCGACGGCCCCGAGAGCTTGCTTGTGTACGAGTACTACGCTAATCGAAGCCTCGATCTGTTTTTATTTG ATGCAAATCATGAAAAGAATTTAGGGTGGGAGCAGAGGATTGATATCGTTCAAGGCGTCGCGGAAGGACTTTCGTACCTGCATGAGGAGTCGGAGACCCGCATCATCCACCGAGACATAAAGGCCAGCAACATTCTCTTGGACGACAAATTCAAGCCCAAAATAACAGATTTTGGCCTCGCCAGAGCTTTCTCCGAGGAGAAGACACATCTTACTACCGGAGTCGCCGGAACACT GGGTTATTTGGCACCTGAATATGTAGTGCATGGACATCTCACGGAGAAGGCCGATGTATACAGCTACGGTGTGCTGGTTCTTGAAGTCGTGACGGGGAAAAGATGCGGAGGTTCAATAGGATCACGCGCAGGGCATCTGCTTTTGTCAAAG GTATGGAACCATTACAAGAACAATACGATAGAGGAGATCGTGGACGAGGGAATCTACGAGGAGAGCGCAAAGGAGGACATAATGCATCTCATCCAGATTGGTCTATTATGCACGCAAGCCAACCCGGGAGACCGGCCCACGATGGCGAAGGTGGTGGAGCTGCTGAGAAAGCGGCGGCACGACTGGGAGCTTATATTAAACGACCCGCCGTTTTTTGACGTCGAAACCGCTGAAGATGTTGACGACGCGGACGTCTCGCGGCTGTTGTCCACAAGCTCTGCTCCAAATATCTCCAGATCATCTCTGTCTCAGTTTGGTGGAAGATAG
- the LOC109717260 gene encoding uncharacterized protein LOC109717260 produces MHHSFPTNPQISIRSSLPQRIEANHLKIVAKSDFSELPRGLNRKCGLRSRCCSHGQKIGIRQICNIKGKAGQRRVGFLLGRVVLFAISEGESSFTECDSDTVEGEKFEYVVENHSPTSSASLLSERTAGKSGFISFYGISDPKREEISASQIKEAPKVVWFIGPTVLVAFLVFPSLYLRKILSAVFEDSLLTDFLILFFTEALFYGGVAIFVLLVDLVWRPQQVALKNLFGSNVQNRVSISSVAILALSLTIPLLTMGLVWPWTGPAASAALAPYLVGLVVQFAFEQYARYKRSPAWPVIPIIFQVYRLHQLNRAAQLVTALSFSIRGVEATSQTVAISNSLGALLAVLQILGVICIWSLSSFLMRFLPPVGSDASSQSQQFFS; encoded by the exons ATGCACCACAGCTTCCCCACCAATCCCCAGATTAGCATAAGAAGCTCTCTTCCGCAGAGAATCGAGGCCAATCACCTCAAAATCGTcgcaaaatccgatttttccgAGCTTCCTCGCGGATTAAATCGAAAG TGCGGATTGAGATCACGGTGTTGTTCTCATGGACAAAAAATTGGGATTCGACAAATTTGTAATATAAAGG GAAAAGCAGGACAACGAAGGGTTGGTTTTCTGCTCGGACGAGTGGTTCTTTTTGCTATTTCTGAAGGAGAATCGTCATTTACTGAATGTGATTCAGATACTGTAGAGGGAGAAAAGTTTGAGTATGTTGTTGAAAATCACTCTCCTACAAGCAGTGCCTCGCTTCTTAGTGAGAGAACTGCGGGGAAATCCGGTTTCATCTCATTCTATGGTATCTCTGACCCAAAGAGGGAGGAAATTAGTGCTAGTCAAATCAAGGAAGCGCCGAAAGTGGTGTGGTTTATAGGTCCAACTGTCCTGGTAGCATTTCTTGTATTTCCATCACTTTACTTGCGGAAGATACTTTCTGCGGTATTTGAGGACTCCCTATTAACGG ACTTTCTCATATTATTCTTTACCGAAGCTCTTTTTTACGGCGGGGTTGCGATTTTCGTTCTTCTAGTTGATCTTGTGTGGAGACCACAGCAAGTAGCACTAAAGAATCTATTTGGCTCAAACGTGCAGAATCGGGTTTCTATATCTTCTGTTGCAATCTTGGCACTTAGCCTCACAATACCTCTTCTGACTATGGGCCTGGTTTGGCCTTGGACGGGCCCAGCTGCTTCAGCTGCTCTTGCACCTTATCTCGTTGGGCTTGTTGTACAATTTGCATTCGAGCAATATGCGCGGTATAAAAGGTCACCTGCTTGGCCAGTTATTCCCATCATCTTTCAG GTATATAGACTGCACCAATTGAACAGAGCAGCTCAGTTGGTGACAGCTCTCAGCTTTTCAATTAGAGGAGTCGAGGCGACGTCGCAGACCGTAGCCATAAGCAACTCGTTGGGTGCTTTGTTGGCCGTTCTCCAAATCCTCGGTGTCATCTGCATATGGTCCCTCTCCAGCTTCCTCATGCGCTTCCTTCCTCCTGTCGGCTCCGATGCCTCATCTCAGTCTCAACAATTTTTCTCATAA
- the LOC109716894 gene encoding high-affinity nitrate transporter 2.3-like, whose product MEGGEKISYPLGIEQPATAASTDANGMATETRFKMPVDSDHKATEFWLFSFAKPHMRAFHLSWFSFFCCFVSTFAAPPLLPLIRDNLGLTATDIGNAGIASVSGAVFARLAMGTLTLVTTPAVYYTSVIRSANGFLLARFFTGFSLASFVSTQFWMSSMFSPPKVGIANGFAGGWGNLGGGATQLIMPLVYDLIHKIGSTNFTAWRIAFFIPGFMQTVSAILLLALGQDMPDGNFRKLQKAGDKPKDSFAKVFYHAVTNYRGWITALTYGYCFGVELTIDNIIAQYFYDRFSVNLRTAGIIAASFGLANIISRPGGGLLSDWLSDRFGMRGRLWGLWVMQTLGGIFCILLGKMGTLSSAIVVMILFSLFVQAACGLTFGVVPFISRRSLGLISGMTGGGGNVGAVVTQVIFFKGSKYLTEDGITYMGIMILCCTLLIILIHFPQWGSMLLPPKSGATAEDYYLAEWSEHERAKNYHISSIRFADNSVREGGRSQRGGSSHSKHTVPVDALPSRV is encoded by the exons ATGGAGGGGGGCGAAAAGATATCCTATCCTCTCGGCATCGAGCAACCGGCGACTGCGGCATCGACCGACGCTAATGGCATGGCGACGGAGACGCGTTTCAAGATGCCCGTGGACTCCGACCACAAGGCGACGGAGTTCTGGCTCTTCTCGTTCGCGAAGCCGCACATGCGCGCGTTCCATCTGTCGTGGTTCTCCTTCTTCTGCTGCTTCGTGTCGACGTTCGCGGCCCCGCCGCTCCTCCCCCTCATCCGCGACAACCTCGGGCTCACCGCCACCGATATCGGGAACGCGGGGATTGCCTCCGTGTCGGGGGCCGTGTTCGCGCGTCTCGCCATGGGCACGCTAACCCTCGTGACCACGCCGGCCGTCTACTACACGTCGGTTATCCGCTCGGCCAATGGTTTCCTACTCGCGCGCTTCTTCACCGGCTTCTCACTCGCGTCCTTCGTGTCGACGCAGTTCTGGATGAGCTCCATGTTCTCCCCGCCGAAGGTCGGCATCGCCAACGGCTTCGCGGGCGGCTGGGGCAacctcggcggcggcgccacGCAGCTCATCATGCCGCTCGTCTACGACCTCATCCACAAGATCGGCAGCACGAATTTCACCGCGTGGCGCATCGCGTTCTTCATTCCGGGCTTCATGCAGACGGTGTCGGCGATCCTCCTGCTCGCGCTCGGCCAGGACATGCCGGACGGGAACTTCCGGAAGCTGCAGAAGGCCGGGGACAAGCCCAAGGACAGCTTCGCAAAAGTGTTCTACCACGCCGTGACCAACTACCGGGGATGGATAACTGCGCTCACCTACGGGTACTGCTTCGGCGTCGAGCTCACGATCGACAACATCATTGCGCAGTACTTCTACGACCGGTTCAGCGTCAATCTCCGCACCGCAGGGATAATCGCCGCCAGCTTCGGCCTTGCCAACATCATTTCGCGGCCTGGAGGGGGTTTGCTCTCCGACTGGCTCTCCGACCGGTTCGGGATGCGGGGGCGGTTGTGGGGGCTGTGGGTAATGCAGACCCTCGGCGGCATCTTCTGCATCCTGCTGGGCAAGATGGGGACACTAAGCAGCGCCATCGTGGTCATGatcctcttctccctcttcgTCCAGGCCGCCTGCGGCCTCACCTTCGGCGTCGTCCCCTTCATCTCACGAAg GTCGCTGGGGCTGATCTCTGGGATGACAGGAGGCGGCGGAAACGTTGGTGCGGTGGTAACGCAGGTGATATTCTTCAAGGGATCGAAATACCTAACAGAAGACGGCATTACTTACATGGGCATCATGATCCTCTGCTGCACCCTGCTGATCATCCTCATCCATTTCCCGCAGTGGGGCAGCATGTTGCTGCCGCCGAAGTCGGGCGCCACAGCGGAGGACTACTACCTTGCCGAGTGGAGTGAGCACGAGAGGGCAAAGAACTACCACATCTCGAGCATCCGGTTCGCCGACAACAGCGTGCGCGAGGGCGGGCGGAGCCAGCGTGGCGGGTCGAGCCATTCGAAGCACACTGTCCCGGTCGACGCATTGCCGTCTCGTGTTTAA